A window of the Dickeya dianthicola NCPPB 453 genome harbors these coding sequences:
- a CDS encoding dihydrodipicolinate synthase family protein: MTRPITGVLTAIVTPFDHQGEFSPTAMRRQVQRQMRYGNGIFCNGTNGEFFVLHTDEKVAVTETCVDEVAGKVPVVAHIGEISTRETIKLGKRIAALGVDAVSVITPYFVPLKQSELIAHYREVADALPVPVFMYNIPARTGNTLQPETVRILAEHPNIIGIKDSASSYESLSGFLQAVKDMPNCDVLNGPDSLIHQGFVDGCSACISGLANVAPQAISQIWHRFHADDIEGSRQAQEQVSELRKTLYAVAFSPAVVKKALALMGQDVGVSRYPIQFSPQDEDAIRTIIKPFSQ; the protein is encoded by the coding sequence ATGACTAGACCGATTACAGGCGTATTGACGGCGATCGTCACGCCTTTTGACCATCAGGGGGAATTTAGCCCCACCGCCATGCGCCGGCAGGTGCAACGCCAGATGCGTTACGGCAACGGCATTTTTTGTAACGGCACCAACGGCGAGTTCTTTGTGTTGCACACCGATGAAAAAGTCGCCGTCACCGAAACCTGCGTGGATGAAGTCGCGGGCAAGGTGCCGGTGGTGGCGCACATCGGGGAAATCTCCACCCGCGAAACCATCAAGCTCGGCAAACGCATCGCCGCGCTGGGGGTGGATGCAGTGTCGGTGATCACCCCTTACTTCGTGCCGCTCAAACAAAGCGAGCTTATCGCCCACTACCGTGAAGTGGCGGACGCGCTGCCGGTGCCGGTGTTCATGTACAACATTCCGGCCCGCACCGGCAACACCCTGCAACCGGAAACGGTGCGGATTTTGGCCGAGCACCCGAACATCATCGGCATCAAGGACAGCGCCAGCAGCTACGAAAGCCTGAGCGGCTTCCTGCAGGCGGTGAAAGACATGCCGAACTGCGACGTGCTCAACGGGCCGGACTCGCTGATTCATCAGGGCTTTGTCGACGGCTGTTCCGCCTGTATCTCCGGCCTCGCCAACGTAGCGCCACAAGCCATCAGCCAGATCTGGCACCGCTTCCACGCGGACGATATCGAAGGTTCTCGCCAGGCGCAGGAACAGGTGAGCGAACTGCGTAAAACGCTGTACGCGGTGGCGTTTTCCCCTGCGGTGGTGAAAAAAGCGCTGGCGTTGATGGGACAGGACGTGGGCGTCAGCCGCTACCCGATCCAGTTCTCACCGCAAGACGAAGATGCCATTCGCACCATTATTAAACCGTTCTCGCAGTGA
- a CDS encoding iron-containing alcohol dehydrogenase → MNINSTLISGYQALQDLGYLLRDRQHVLLVTDKNIVGLAGVQALIAQLKAGVPQLSLIDNVPAEPSQHDVAAVLQQLPPTQPDLIVGVGGGSVLDVAKLLSLLCAAEEGITLESLLEGRKPTRRTTSLLIPTTAGTGSEATPNAILAIPEKETKVGIITPVMLPDYVALVPELTTSMPAHIAASTGIDALCHLIECFTATIANPVADNYALIGMKKLFANIETAVNEPDNLEARLNMLWASYYGGASIAHSGTHLVHAMSYPLGGKYHIPHGVANAILLAPCMRFVQHAAAEKFAQAYDLLPDADLSLSTEQKAAALVDYFTALVKRLNLPSSLQQLGISPDHLPYLVESALQVQRLMKNVPTAVTAQDVHAIYSTLF, encoded by the coding sequence ATGAATATCAACAGCACCCTCATCAGCGGTTATCAGGCACTTCAGGATTTGGGCTACCTCCTGCGCGACAGGCAGCATGTGCTGCTGGTGACGGACAAGAATATCGTGGGGCTGGCCGGGGTACAGGCCCTGATCGCGCAACTGAAAGCGGGCGTGCCGCAACTTTCCCTGATTGATAACGTGCCGGCTGAACCCAGCCAGCATGATGTGGCCGCCGTGCTGCAACAGTTACCGCCCACGCAGCCGGACCTGATCGTCGGCGTGGGCGGCGGCAGCGTACTGGACGTCGCCAAGCTGCTGTCGCTGCTGTGCGCCGCCGAAGAGGGCATCACGCTCGAAAGCCTGCTGGAAGGCCGCAAGCCGACGCGCCGCACCACCTCCCTGTTGATCCCGACCACCGCCGGCACCGGCTCTGAAGCCACGCCGAACGCCATTCTGGCGATTCCGGAGAAAGAAACCAAAGTCGGGATTATTACCCCGGTGATGCTGCCGGATTACGTCGCGCTGGTGCCGGAGCTGACTACCAGCATGCCGGCGCATATCGCCGCATCGACCGGCATTGACGCGCTGTGCCACCTGATCGAATGCTTTACCGCCACCATCGCCAACCCGGTAGCCGACAACTATGCGCTGATCGGCATGAAGAAACTGTTCGCCAACATCGAAACCGCGGTGAACGAGCCGGACAACCTGGAAGCCCGCCTGAATATGCTGTGGGCCTCTTACTATGGCGGCGCTTCCATCGCGCATTCCGGCACCCATCTGGTACACGCCATGTCTTACCCGTTGGGCGGCAAATACCACATTCCACATGGGGTGGCGAACGCCATTCTGCTGGCGCCCTGCATGCGCTTTGTACAGCACGCCGCAGCAGAAAAATTCGCACAGGCCTATGACCTGCTGCCGGACGCCGACCTGTCGCTCTCTACCGAACAGAAAGCCGCGGCGCTGGTGGATTACTTCACCGCGCTGGTGAAACGACTGAACCTGCCGTCTTCGCTGCAACAGTTGGGGATAAGCCCGGATCACCTGCCGTATCTGGTGGAATCCGCCTTGCAGGTACAACGGCTGATGAAGAACGTCCCGACCGCCGTGACGGCGCAAGACGTTCACGCCATTTATTCCACACTGTTTTAA